A stretch of Henckelia pumila isolate YLH828 chromosome 4, ASM3356847v2, whole genome shotgun sequence DNA encodes these proteins:
- the LOC140863617 gene encoding F-box protein SKIP5, protein MEANKRKFKKLGKYSKNSIDSHVNNLDDGCLMHVFSFLTPIPDRYNTALVCHRWRFLACHPRLWLRVDRSVKDSSQPGVFPDIETAVSAARPGDTILIAAGGIHRTSNIQIKKPLCLTGAGELPDDTTLICSRGSDSALEFLSTCKLTNLTVRAELGCCLLHRSGRLTIDGCLLQCESNPLDHLSHAIVTTATTPDVLSSALERSGDCVSVMRTRIEGGAKAVLTSGTLSLQQVRVIYTRTSLFFWFNVENR, encoded by the exons ATGGAGGCAAATAAGCGCAAATTCAAGAAATTGGGGAAGTATTCTAAAAATTCAATCGATTCTCATGTAAACAATCTTGATGATGGCTGCCTCATGCACGTTTTCAGCTTTCTCACGCCGATTCCTG ATCGGTATAACACCGCCCTCGTTTGCCACAGATGGCGTTTCCTGGCATGTCACCCTCGTCTTTGGCTTCGAGTAGATCGTTCTGTGAAAGATTCATCTCAGCCTGGAGTCTTCCCTGACATTGAGACGGCTGTCTCCGCCGCTAG GCCTGGGGACACTATACTAATAGCAGCGGGAGGCATTCATCGCACTTCTAATATTCAGATTAAAAAGCCTCTTTGCTTG ACTGGCGCCGGTGAGCTTCCTGATGATACGACACTCATCTGCTCCCGAGGCTCTGACAG TGCACTAGAGTTCTTGTCTACCTGCAAACTAACAAACTTAACAGTGAGGGCAGAACTCGGTTGTTGCCTGCTTCATAGGAGTGGAAGGCTAACCATTGACGGTTGTCTTCTTCAGTGCGAATCAAACCCATTGGATCATCTCTCACATGCAATTGTTACCACTGCAACTACTCCTGATGTGCTATCGTCGGCACTTGAGCGTTCTGGTGATTGTGTTTCTGTAATGCGAACCAGAATTGAAGGAGGTGCCAAAGCTGTATTAACGAGTGGAACTCTTTCGCTGCAGCAAGTTCGGGTCATATATACTAGAACTTCACTGTTCTTCTGGTTCAACGTGGAGAACCGTTGA